The following are from one region of the Amycolatopsis sp. QT-25 genome:
- a CDS encoding SRPBCC family protein, protein MQSYDVTAESTAPPAAVWALLLDARSWPVWSRVGSLEIAASRGLSADGRDEVGAVRAFRTGKTVTKERITALEPGRRFAYEGVDVPVMVDYQASVDLMGTPAGGTQIRWHGTYRVGKGKAWIFRWYLRRFMRDMATGLADHAGGPVKRP, encoded by the coding sequence TTGCAGTCGTACGACGTCACCGCCGAATCGACGGCACCGCCCGCCGCGGTGTGGGCGCTGTTGCTGGACGCCCGCAGCTGGCCGGTCTGGTCGCGGGTGGGTTCCCTGGAAATCGCCGCGTCGCGAGGACTTTCCGCCGACGGGCGAGACGAGGTCGGTGCCGTCCGTGCCTTCCGCACCGGCAAGACGGTCACCAAGGAGCGGATCACCGCCCTCGAACCCGGACGCCGGTTCGCCTACGAGGGGGTGGACGTCCCGGTGATGGTCGATTACCAGGCCTCGGTCGATCTGATGGGAACGCCCGCTGGAGGAACGCAGATCCGTTGGCACGGAACATATCGCGTGGGCAAGGGTAAAGCGTGGATCTTCCGGTGGTATCTCCGCCGCTTCATGCGGGACATGGCGACCGGGCTCGCCGACCACGCCGGCG